In Flammeovirgaceae bacterium 311, one DNA window encodes the following:
- a CDS encoding Histidine kinase-like ATPase (COG0642 Signal transduction histidine kinase), translated as MKAIVSALFLIILFCQTGLVYPQDKDIKFEKITMEDGLSQSTVNCIIKDKKGFMWIGTSFGLNRYDGYSFKSFLKTPNDSASISSNFVSCLYEDRDSVLWVGTINGGVNKFDKNSETFEVLKVEIDEPGIHDILAIYEDPSGNLYFGTKGGIILLNKKTGKASILKSHAFQTRMKEANIVRDFLPYNERLYIATFAGIQRLDSTGRFEIITERHQEDSKIPKELYRTKNGEIWIATEMGLGRLDKNGDWNNVTYPFPELYDFFINDIEEDADQNLWVATTGKGLAIINKERNKVTFHRRSLSNPHSVNNDDLISIYRDESGIFWIGGYGGGINKYDRSKNKFQTYRNEYSDNITSLLEDKNGDIWFVNAYSGVSRYSPKTNQLYNFHNKDYFFYKLCEDNHGNIWATHPHLGLSRFSKEKQRFEFLIKIPVRYSILNGEDGNLYVGTFDGLKAIDPLTLKIEDIFHEEILGDIHSISKGDNGKILLGGSIGKLAEYDLVTNNISVYPLELSSAKFTEKIPAVLEDKSGKLWVPVSGNGLVLLDRKTKKGIKLYNEKDGLPNNEIVSLLEDNSGKIWMATLNGLAVLDPKTEKINTYTTQDGLVHNEFNIHAAFKNKDGRLFFGGMEGYNHFNPEDLEQNKVAPPVVLTDFQIFNNSVPVGYSKDSSHYYLNAEISRTKKIDLLHDQNVFSFEFAALNFSLPEKNTYAYKMEGFDKEWFYSGTNRTATYTNLNPGKYLFKVKAANNDGIWNEAGTAVELVIHPPAYKTWWAYFLYFLLGLFIIYLIWRYFTNREKMKNELYLKGLESRKLQELDEIKTRFYTNVSHEFRTPLTLILGPLETASSLSKKLGANEIKRNLDMVSRNAQRLLELINQLMDFSKLESGHMNLYLEELDIVPFLRTSTLSFSSLAVSKGISLRFVTTAQQLIASIDKDKFEKILNNLLSNALKFTREGGSVEVLVDFNEHEIILQVIDDGIGIPEDKVENIFDRFYQIDNASKTYEGTGIGLALLKELVAFHNGKIEVLSKEGKGTVFTILFPVEIKEFKKASSVQMLNFKEGGHLEIEKSTINKIASGEFAVEEINNFTKENKNGEKSKPIILIVEDNHEIRAYIRSAFGRELVVLEAENGKKGLLSAEKNIPDLVITDIMMPEMDGQELCRLLKENEKTSHIPVILLTAKASQESKLEGFETGADDYITKPFHLKELQVRVKNLLEQREKLRKRFSRTVLLQPKEIAITSTDEKFLSKCIATVEKHMSNPDFSVDEMGREIGMSRSQLHRKLKALIDQSTTEFIRNIRLKRASELIKNNFGNTSDVAYAVGFNSVSYFIKCFRQVYGKTPSDLDKV; from the coding sequence TTGAAAGCCATTGTCAGCGCTCTTTTTTTAATCATTCTGTTCTGTCAGACGGGTTTAGTTTACCCACAGGACAAGGATATCAAATTTGAAAAAATCACCATGGAAGATGGTCTTTCTCAGAGCACTGTAAATTGTATAATCAAAGATAAAAAGGGCTTTATGTGGATTGGCACGTCATTTGGCCTAAACCGGTACGATGGCTACAGTTTCAAATCATTTTTGAAAACACCAAATGACTCTGCCTCCATCTCCTCTAATTTTGTATCGTGCCTCTACGAAGACCGGGATTCTGTTTTGTGGGTAGGGACAATCAATGGTGGCGTAAATAAATTTGATAAAAACAGTGAAACCTTTGAGGTACTGAAAGTAGAGATTGATGAACCAGGTATCCACGACATCCTAGCCATTTATGAAGACCCGTCTGGCAACCTGTATTTTGGTACAAAAGGAGGAATTATTTTATTAAATAAGAAAACAGGAAAAGCCAGTATCCTTAAGTCTCATGCATTCCAAACAAGGATGAAAGAGGCCAATATTGTAAGAGATTTCCTTCCGTATAATGAGAGGCTTTATATTGCTACATTTGCCGGAATCCAGAGGCTTGACTCTACGGGTAGGTTTGAGATAATTACAGAGCGCCACCAGGAGGATTCAAAAATCCCAAAAGAGCTCTACAGGACCAAAAATGGAGAGATTTGGATAGCCACCGAAATGGGACTGGGCAGGCTGGATAAAAATGGTGACTGGAATAATGTTACCTACCCTTTTCCTGAACTTTATGATTTTTTTATAAATGATATTGAAGAGGATGCGGATCAGAATCTGTGGGTAGCCACTACCGGAAAAGGCCTGGCAATTATTAATAAAGAAAGGAACAAAGTTACTTTTCACAGGAGGAGCCTCTCAAATCCACATTCAGTCAACAACGACGATTTAATATCCATTTATCGCGATGAAAGCGGGATTTTCTGGATTGGTGGATATGGAGGGGGGATTAATAAGTATGATAGATCCAAAAATAAATTCCAGACGTACAGGAATGAATATTCTGATAATATTACTAGCCTGCTCGAAGATAAAAATGGGGATATTTGGTTTGTAAACGCATATTCTGGAGTAAGCCGCTATTCTCCCAAAACCAACCAGCTATACAACTTCCATAATAAAGACTATTTTTTTTACAAATTGTGCGAAGATAATCACGGAAATATTTGGGCCACTCATCCGCATTTAGGGCTTAGCAGATTTTCAAAAGAGAAGCAGCGGTTTGAGTTTCTGATAAAAATACCGGTAAGATATTCTATTTTGAATGGTGAGGATGGTAATCTATACGTGGGCACTTTTGATGGTTTGAAGGCTATCGATCCTTTAACTCTCAAGATAGAGGATATTTTTCATGAAGAAATTTTAGGTGATATTCATAGCATTTCAAAAGGGGATAATGGTAAGATCCTGCTGGGTGGTTCGATAGGGAAACTGGCAGAATATGACTTGGTAACAAATAACATATCTGTTTATCCACTGGAATTAAGTTCTGCAAAATTTACCGAAAAAATACCTGCTGTTCTTGAAGATAAATCTGGAAAATTATGGGTTCCTGTATCAGGAAATGGACTCGTCCTGCTTGACAGGAAGACTAAAAAAGGTATCAAGCTCTATAACGAGAAGGACGGGCTTCCTAATAATGAAATAGTTTCATTATTAGAAGATAACAGCGGGAAGATTTGGATGGCCACCCTCAATGGACTGGCAGTGCTGGACCCCAAAACTGAAAAAATAAATACCTATACTACCCAGGATGGCCTGGTCCATAATGAGTTTAATATACATGCAGCCTTTAAAAATAAGGATGGCCGCTTATTCTTTGGAGGGATGGAGGGGTATAATCACTTTAATCCCGAAGATCTGGAGCAAAATAAGGTAGCTCCACCTGTTGTTCTTACTGATTTTCAAATATTTAATAACTCTGTTCCGGTGGGATATTCAAAGGATTCATCCCATTATTATCTGAATGCTGAAATCTCCCGAACAAAAAAAATTGATCTTCTGCACGATCAAAATGTATTCTCTTTTGAATTTGCCGCACTAAATTTTTCCCTTCCAGAAAAGAATACCTATGCCTATAAGATGGAAGGATTTGATAAGGAATGGTTTTACTCCGGAACGAACAGAACTGCCACTTACACCAACCTTAATCCAGGAAAATACCTTTTCAAGGTGAAGGCAGCCAATAATGATGGTATCTGGAACGAAGCCGGAACAGCTGTTGAATTAGTAATTCATCCTCCTGCATATAAAACCTGGTGGGCTTATTTTCTTTATTTTCTCCTGGGCCTTTTTATCATTTACCTGATCTGGAGATATTTTACCAACAGAGAAAAAATGAAAAATGAGCTTTATTTAAAAGGGCTGGAGTCCAGGAAGCTACAGGAATTAGATGAAATTAAAACCCGGTTTTACACCAATGTATCTCATGAGTTTCGAACTCCGCTCACCCTGATCTTAGGACCACTGGAGACTGCCTCCTCCTTGTCAAAAAAACTGGGTGCGAACGAAATAAAGAGAAATCTTGACATGGTGAGCCGTAACGCCCAAAGGCTCCTGGAATTGATTAATCAGCTGATGGATTTCTCCAAGCTGGAATCTGGCCACATGAACTTGTATTTAGAAGAGCTTGATATTGTGCCATTTCTCCGAACCAGTACACTTTCATTTTCTTCATTAGCGGTAAGTAAAGGAATTAGCCTTCGTTTTGTTACAACTGCCCAACAGCTTATTGCTTCTATTGATAAGGATAAATTTGAAAAAATATTAAATAACCTGCTATCGAATGCTTTGAAATTTACCCGGGAGGGTGGATCGGTTGAGGTATTGGTTGATTTCAATGAGCATGAAATAATATTACAGGTAATCGATGATGGCATTGGAATTCCTGAAGATAAGGTGGAAAATATTTTTGATCGCTTCTATCAAATAGATAATGCCTCTAAAACTTATGAGGGTACGGGAATAGGGCTGGCTTTACTGAAAGAGCTTGTAGCTTTTCATAACGGAAAAATAGAAGTATTAAGTAAAGAAGGAAAAGGCACTGTTTTCACAATACTGTTTCCGGTAGAAATAAAAGAATTTAAAAAAGCCTCCAGTGTTCAAATGCTGAACTTTAAAGAGGGCGGTCATTTAGAAATTGAAAAGAGCACTATAAATAAGATAGCCTCTGGGGAATTCGCAGTAGAAGAGATTAATAATTTTACCAAAGAAAACAAGAATGGAGAAAAAAGTAAGCCTATTATCTTGATTGTTGAGGATAATCATGAAATAAGGGCTTATATCAGGAGTGCTTTCGGGAGAGAGCTGGTTGTGCTCGAAGCTGAAAACGGGAAGAAGGGGCTGTTAAGTGCTGAAAAAAATATCCCTGATCTGGTAATAACAGACATCATGATGCCGGAAATGGATGGGCAGGAACTTTGCAGGTTACTAAAAGAAAATGAAAAGACAAGCCATATTCCGGTGATACTTTTAACGGCTAAGGCAAGTCAGGAGAGTAAGCTTGAAGGTTTTGAAACTGGTGCAGATGATTACATCACCAAGCCATTTCACCTAAAAGAATTGCAGGTAAGAGTTAAGAATCTTTTGGAGCAAAGAGAGAA
- a CDS encoding lipoprotein: protein MMNILSVSKWLVGCMLMMVMSMMACQDDGDPFNPDIQEKAGHIPGFGEEPGEPTGEKLVLPKHITITSIVGDETGIAGDECVVDGAGPFVMVSVTIENDSVGPGPTTVTFPPGLVIVTALEGFQNGLLIERVLVTVPPTVEGGGGNSGKCKVKLMLYCLNSARKHSDSTAKYKIGPVTDSPLIKDFLRRLSGKKLLYSEYEGDDDFWINSENIQTALWSLTDDDGLKARDLEYIRNLPDR from the coding sequence ATGATGAATATATTGAGCGTTTCAAAATGGCTTGTCGGCTGTATGTTGATGATGGTCATGAGCATGATGGCTTGCCAGGATGACGGTGATCCTTTCAATCCGGACATACAGGAAAAAGCTGGACATATACCTGGCTTTGGTGAAGAACCAGGAGAACCAACGGGCGAAAAGCTGGTCTTACCAAAACACATAACCATTACTTCTATTGTGGGCGACGAAACCGGTATAGCAGGAGATGAGTGCGTGGTTGATGGTGCAGGCCCCTTTGTGATGGTTTCCGTGACTATAGAAAATGATTCAGTTGGCCCCGGTCCTACCACTGTTACTTTTCCACCTGGACTTGTAATCGTCACTGCCCTCGAGGGATTCCAGAATGGCCTGCTGATTGAAAGAGTATTAGTGACGGTGCCACCAACAGTAGAAGGTGGCGGAGGTAACAGTGGTAAATGTAAAGTTAAACTAATGCTATACTGTCTGAACAGTGCGCGGAAACATTCTGACAGTACTGCAAAGTATAAAATAGGTCCCGTAACGGACTCCCCCCTCATCAAAGATTTCCTTCGTAGGCTTTCCGGCAAAAAACTACTCTATAGTGAATATGAGGGGGATGATGATTTCTGGATCAATTCAGAAAATATTCAGACAGCCCTCTGGAGCCTTACCGACGATGACGGGCTTAAAGCAAGAGACCTGGAGTATATCAGGAATCTTCCCGACAGGTAA
- a CDS encoding alpha/beta hydrolase fold protein (COG0596 Predicted hydrolases or acyltransferases (alpha/beta hydrolase superfamily)), translated as MQPMKIPVGYHKLHKNKFLNYQLNRWYSLGYARKEDIESIGAKIKTFDDYISAFLEASELAVKENRLKNAATYLRAAEFLISPDNERKVPVYNEFINLFDKAFSDEIFERHKVPYNNGFLSAIKIPSKTGICKGTIIGIPGFDAFIEEFYCIWNYFTYQGYDVIAFEGPGQGASRRTYGQTFDHDYEKPAKAILDHFELSEATALGVSMGGYWIMRAAAFEKRIKRVIAMPPLYDWLEMTSPMNRKLAKWFLTKRNLTNFFVRLKMNVGTLKHTINNAIFIQNKHEPYDAVKWMMEMNKEHLNSRLIDQDVLLFTGENDAFQPPILLKKQEEALKNAKSVTTRIFLKSEQADQHCQFGNLPLVLEYMLNWINKKIYKTP; from the coding sequence ATGCAACCAATGAAAATACCTGTTGGCTATCATAAGTTACATAAAAACAAATTTCTTAACTATCAATTAAACAGGTGGTATTCACTTGGGTATGCCAGAAAAGAGGATATTGAAAGCATTGGTGCCAAAATCAAAACTTTTGATGACTACATAAGCGCTTTTTTGGAGGCTTCAGAACTCGCGGTTAAAGAGAATCGGCTAAAAAATGCAGCTACCTATTTAAGGGCAGCTGAGTTTCTTATTTCACCGGACAATGAAAGAAAAGTTCCAGTTTACAATGAATTTATAAATCTTTTTGACAAAGCGTTTTCTGATGAAATATTTGAAAGACATAAAGTTCCATACAATAATGGCTTTCTCTCTGCGATCAAAATTCCTTCAAAAACTGGAATCTGTAAAGGGACCATCATAGGTATACCCGGATTTGATGCGTTTATTGAAGAATTTTATTGCATATGGAATTATTTCACCTATCAGGGGTACGATGTTATCGCATTTGAAGGACCAGGACAAGGGGCTAGCCGAAGGACGTATGGACAAACCTTTGACCACGACTATGAAAAACCAGCGAAGGCGATTTTAGATCACTTTGAATTAAGTGAGGCTACTGCTTTAGGAGTATCAATGGGTGGCTATTGGATCATGAGAGCAGCAGCCTTTGAGAAACGCATCAAACGGGTAATTGCAATGCCTCCGTTGTATGACTGGCTTGAAATGACCAGTCCAATGAACAGGAAACTAGCAAAATGGTTTCTGACCAAAAGAAACCTGACTAATTTCTTCGTTCGGCTGAAAATGAATGTGGGAACACTTAAACACACCATCAACAATGCCATCTTCATTCAAAATAAGCATGAACCCTATGACGCTGTAAAATGGATGATGGAAATGAACAAAGAGCATCTGAATAGCCGATTGATTGATCAAGACGTTCTTCTTTTCACAGGTGAAAATGATGCATTTCAACCTCCTATTTTATTAAAAAAACAAGAGGAGGCCTTAAAAAATGCTAAATCTGTTACCACAAGAATATTCTTGAAATCAGAACAGGCAGATCAGCATTGTCAGTTTGGAAATTTGCCATTGGTTTTAGAATATATGTTGAATTGGATAAATAAAAAAATATATAAAACCCCATAA
- a CDS encoding hypothetical protein (COG3293 Transposase and inactivated derivatives): MENVIEERFIEELPERLIGDKAYDSDPLDEALRQQGIEMIAPHRGNRTKKKTQDGRKLRRYKRRWKVERFFAWLFNYRRCVTRYEYNVENYKAFILLACMLILLKPFMR; encoded by the coding sequence GTGGAGAATGTGATAGAGGAGCGCTTTATTGAAGAACTGCCAGAGCGGCTTATTGGTGATAAAGCCTATGATTCAGATCCTTTAGATGAAGCTTTACGGCAGCAAGGCATTGAAATGATTGCTCCTCATAGGGGCAACAGAACCAAAAAAAAGACGCAAGATGGCAGGAAATTAAGGCGCTATAAAAGAAGATGGAAGGTTGAAAGGTTCTTCGCCTGGCTCTTCAATTATAGAAGATGTGTGACCAGATATGAATACAATGTAGAGAACTATAAAGCATTCATTTTGCTGGCTTGCATGCTAATTCTGCTAAAACCATTTATGAGATAG
- a CDS encoding IS5 family transposase, orfA (COG3293 Transposase and inactivated derivatives), whose product MKLTDKQWEVIKDMIPDGPKRTDGKGRPWRDKRDVLEGILWILKTGAQWSHLPPMYPPYQTCHRRFQQWREQGVMQKVVETLARDLHERGGVDLSECFIDGSFCMAKKGDLLLARLNGERGPRSWQSQMLVVLYYLSQSNQHLPTK is encoded by the coding sequence ATGAAGTTGACAGATAAGCAGTGGGAAGTGATAAAGGACATGATTCCTGATGGTCCAAAGAGGACAGATGGTAAAGGCAGACCCTGGCGAGATAAGCGAGATGTGCTGGAAGGAATACTTTGGATTTTGAAGACAGGAGCACAGTGGAGCCATTTGCCTCCCATGTATCCTCCTTATCAAACCTGTCACAGGAGATTCCAGCAATGGCGAGAACAGGGAGTGATGCAGAAGGTGGTAGAGACCCTGGCAAGAGATCTTCATGAAAGAGGCGGTGTGGATTTGAGCGAGTGCTTTATTGACGGCTCATTCTGCATGGCCAAAAAGGGGGATCTTCTGTTGGCAAGACTAAACGGGGAAAGGGGACCAAGATCATGGCAGTCACAGATGCTGGTGGTACTATACTATCTGTCTCAATCCAATCAGCATCTCCCCACGAAGTAA